Proteins encoded by one window of Paenibacillus sp. DCT19:
- a CDS encoding dihydrofolate reductase family protein: MHMSNTKVILYVAMSMDGYIARPDGSVDWLMDVEGDGGDNGYAAFYQEIGSVVMGRDTYEVVLTLAKDFMYADRPTYVMSRSKQPPAPHVEFTDEPVEQLIARLKASTTGHIWIVGGGKLVQSVLEQHLLDEIEVAIIPKILGEGIPLFPKGTVPSLWKTIETKTLGQIIAIRYEAEHAQA; the protein is encoded by the coding sequence ATGCATATGTCAAATACTAAGGTTATCTTGTATGTTGCAATGAGTATGGATGGATATATCGCAAGACCAGATGGTTCTGTAGATTGGCTGATGGATGTGGAGGGAGATGGAGGTGACAATGGGTACGCAGCATTTTATCAAGAGATCGGTTCCGTTGTCATGGGACGTGATACTTATGAAGTGGTGCTCACACTAGCTAAAGATTTTATGTATGCCGATCGTCCAACATATGTCATGTCCCGTTCGAAGCAGCCGCCAGCTCCACACGTTGAATTCACAGATGAGCCGGTGGAACAGTTAATCGCCCGACTTAAGGCTTCTACAACAGGTCATATATGGATTGTTGGCGGTGGGAAGCTGGTTCAATCCGTGCTAGAGCAGCATCTACTGGATGAGATTGAAGTGGCGATTATTCCGAAAATTCTAGGAGAAGGCATTCCGTTATTCCCCAAAGGCACGGTGCCGAGTCTGTGGAAGACCATCGAGACCAAGACGCTCGGGCAGATCATTGCGATCCGCTATGAGGCAGAACATGCACAGGCTTAA
- a CDS encoding SGNH/GDSL hydrolase family protein, whose translation MMENNKLKYYALPDVAQLKVHGRTTESRSPLTLFWTGSAVELNVTGTELWIEVDSKYDVCEPWISVLINDVVVSRQMLVHGRYWVCIFRGMNESVTKNVRIVKDTQAMSGDPGFSLQIHALKSDGAFQLVEDRPYKVEFIGDSITSGEGAIGAQAEEDWIPMWFSATQNYTAMTAEALHADYRVISQSGWGVMTSWDNNPGANIPQYYDQVCGLLTGEMNEALGAHNPHDFIAWQPDVVVVNLGSNDGGAFQTPEWKDPNTGVTYKQRLNADGTYHEEDVAKFEQAAYQFLIQLRKNNTKAHIVWAYGMLGFPMMPAIYRAVDIYMKETGDRNVSVIQLPNTTSETVGARTHPGMLSHKRAAETLTEHLKGILHHS comes from the coding sequence ATGATGGAAAACAATAAGTTAAAGTACTATGCATTACCCGATGTTGCTCAGTTGAAGGTTCATGGGAGAACGACGGAGAGCAGGTCGCCGCTGACATTGTTTTGGACAGGTAGTGCAGTGGAGCTGAACGTGACAGGGACAGAGTTATGGATAGAGGTTGATTCCAAATATGATGTATGTGAACCATGGATCAGCGTTCTAATTAACGACGTAGTTGTAAGCCGCCAGATGTTGGTGCACGGAAGGTACTGGGTATGTATTTTCAGAGGAATGAACGAAAGCGTTACCAAAAATGTGCGAATCGTAAAAGACACCCAAGCCATGAGTGGGGATCCGGGATTCTCACTACAGATTCATGCGTTGAAATCGGACGGTGCATTCCAGTTGGTAGAGGATAGACCTTATAAGGTAGAATTCATCGGAGATAGCATTACATCAGGTGAAGGTGCTATTGGGGCTCAAGCCGAGGAAGATTGGATTCCGATGTGGTTCAGCGCGACTCAAAATTATACGGCGATGACGGCGGAGGCTCTTCACGCAGATTATCGCGTCATCTCTCAGAGCGGCTGGGGCGTGATGACGAGCTGGGACAACAATCCGGGCGCCAACATTCCACAGTATTATGATCAAGTGTGCGGTCTATTAACGGGGGAGATGAATGAAGCGCTGGGAGCACATAACCCGCATGACTTCATCGCATGGCAGCCGGATGTGGTGGTCGTGAATTTAGGCAGTAATGATGGCGGTGCCTTCCAGACACCAGAGTGGAAAGATCCCAACACGGGGGTCACGTATAAACAACGATTGAATGCCGATGGGACGTACCATGAGGAGGATGTAGCTAAGTTCGAGCAAGCAGCATACCAATTCTTGATTCAGTTGCGGAAAAATAACACCAAGGCACACATTGTCTGGGCGTATGGCATGCTTGGATTTCCGATGATGCCTGCTATATATCGCGCGGTAGATATCTATATGAAGGAAACGGGCGACCGAAATGTGTCGGTCATTCAATTGCCGAATACAACGAGTGAGACGGTAGGGGCTAGAACTCATCCAGGGATGTTATCCCATAAACGGGCAGCCGAAACCTTAACGGAGCATCTGAAAGGCATACTGCACCATTCCTAG
- a CDS encoding DNA-binding domain-containing protein produces the protein MDLGILGESGSKDVIALMEYVIEQKQAEEWPSLKEMYEAVAQTYKPTAKEVEKESKAMEQRIRRTVNAALTNMASIGLTDYSNHKFEHYAPLYFDFQDVRMKMRAMEEDQPGDKGKVNIKKFLHVFYMETVEKLSGG, from the coding sequence ATGGACCTAGGTATTCTGGGTGAGAGTGGCAGCAAAGATGTTATCGCATTGATGGAATATGTCATCGAACAGAAGCAGGCTGAGGAGTGGCCTTCGCTCAAGGAAATGTACGAAGCTGTTGCACAGACCTATAAGCCGACAGCCAAAGAGGTGGAGAAAGAAAGCAAGGCTATGGAACAGCGCATCCGGCGAACCGTCAATGCAGCATTAACGAATATGGCTTCGATCGGTCTGACCGATTATAGCAATCACAAGTTTGAGCATTATGCACCGCTCTACTTTGACTTTCAGGATGTTCGGATGAAGATGCGGGCGATGGAAGAGGATCAGCCTGGTGATAAAGGCAAGGTCAATATTAAGAAGTTCCTGCATGTGTTCTACATGGAGACGGTGGAGAAATTAAGTGGCGGCTGA
- a CDS encoding response regulator, with protein MTLSILIVDDDSVSRSMLQDIIDECGAGELVGTAEGGIEGEQMIMNLRPDVVLIDLLMPDQDGIETVARLKTLGFAGKFIMISQVDNKEMVGAAYQQGIEFFIHKPINRVEVEHVLKRVNEQWKYERYVLEIQQSLTKFNIVETPLSRKDALFVMYREPF; from the coding sequence ATGACACTTTCTATCCTGATCGTAGATGATGATAGCGTAAGTAGAAGTATGTTACAGGATATTATAGATGAATGTGGAGCAGGTGAGCTTGTAGGTACGGCAGAGGGAGGCATTGAGGGGGAGCAGATGATTATGAATCTGAGACCCGATGTCGTGCTTATCGATCTACTGATGCCTGATCAGGATGGCATTGAGACCGTTGCAAGGCTCAAAACACTGGGATTCGCGGGCAAGTTCATTATGATCTCACAGGTAGATAATAAGGAAATGGTAGGTGCGGCTTACCAGCAAGGGATTGAGTTCTTCATTCATAAGCCCATTAATCGTGTGGAAGTGGAGCATGTGCTCAAAAGGGTGAATGAGCAGTGGAAGTACGAGCGTTATGTGCTTGAGATTCAGCAGTCCCTTACCAAATTCAACATTGTGGAGACTCCCCTATCGCGAAAGGACGCACTGTTCGTGATGTATCGAGAGCCATTCTGA
- a CDS encoding sensor histidine kinase: MRNWVKNENVQMTAIALATAIGAQFKINPFREDYFRIGLGVSILLFLLMIMPHLSYVKTGILTGIANLIFQSVDLLSHVSTMPILESMRDNIGAGMYYVVFAYGLSRIKHRFHEFQPLVLGGMITIIDFSSNLTELLLRGIFNGTNIFYLKEWLYLLIVGALRSYFVIGLYNSFAVRQMRLLHAEQEKRMEQMMSVNSGLYGEVFYLKKSMNTIEGITADSYELYRDLREHEMNEYSQRTLGIAQQIHEVKKDSQRILAGLLKVYDSEKAVHLQLSEMLHFAAKGNRKYAEMLNKQITLEKHQQFDCESPYCIPLLTVMNNLVANAVEAIETQGTIQIHVYDQEMDVVFEVTDSGKGIPESKRQIIFEPGYTTKYNEVGIAATGIGLSHVRDIVQSLEGTITVGVPQGGTGSRFVVCIPKVSLVKEAGVDDTFYPDRR; this comes from the coding sequence ATGCGTAACTGGGTCAAAAATGAAAACGTGCAGATGACGGCTATCGCCTTGGCTACAGCTATTGGCGCACAGTTCAAGATTAATCCTTTTCGGGAAGACTATTTTCGCATCGGTCTGGGTGTCAGCATTCTTCTATTTTTGCTGATGATTATGCCCCACTTATCTTATGTGAAGACAGGAATTCTGACAGGTATCGCTAATCTGATCTTTCAATCTGTGGATCTGCTGAGCCATGTCAGTACGATGCCGATCTTAGAAAGTATGCGCGACAATATAGGTGCAGGTATGTACTACGTCGTATTCGCTTATGGCTTGAGTAGGATTAAACATCGATTTCATGAATTCCAGCCACTGGTTCTTGGTGGAATGATTACGATTATAGACTTCTCCTCCAATCTGACGGAGCTTCTGCTGCGCGGCATATTTAATGGCACGAACATTTTCTATCTGAAAGAATGGTTGTATCTGTTGATTGTTGGAGCTCTGCGAAGCTACTTCGTTATTGGGTTATATAACAGCTTCGCGGTAAGGCAGATGCGGCTTCTTCATGCTGAACAGGAGAAGCGGATGGAACAGATGATGAGTGTGAACTCAGGGTTATATGGTGAAGTCTTTTATCTGAAGAAGTCGATGAATACCATCGAAGGTATTACGGCGGATAGTTATGAGCTGTATCGGGATCTGAGAGAACATGAGATGAATGAATATAGTCAACGGACACTGGGCATCGCACAGCAGATCCATGAGGTGAAGAAGGATTCTCAGCGTATTCTGGCAGGTCTGCTCAAGGTGTATGATAGTGAAAAGGCAGTTCATCTTCAATTATCCGAAATGCTGCACTTCGCTGCCAAGGGCAATCGGAAATATGCGGAGATGTTGAATAAACAGATTACGCTTGAGAAGCATCAGCAATTCGATTGTGAGTCTCCATATTGTATTCCTCTACTCACCGTGATGAACAATCTGGTTGCAAATGCAGTAGAGGCGATTGAGACGCAAGGAACCATTCAGATTCATGTGTACGACCAGGAGATGGATGTGGTTTTTGAGGTTACGGACTCAGGCAAAGGAATCCCGGAATCGAAGCGACAGATTATTTTTGAACCAGGGTATACGACCAAATACAATGAGGTAGGGATTGCTGCAACAGGCATCGGTCTATCTCATGTGCGTGATATTGTTCAATCCTTGGAAGGTACGATTACGGTAGGCGTGCCGCAAGGTGGTACCGGCTCTAGATTTGTCGTGTGCATTCCCAAAGTGAGTTTGGTAAAGGAGGCCGGGGTCGATGACACTTTCTATCCTGATCGTAGATGA
- a CDS encoding ATP-binding protein, giving the protein MDNEPLTSLSGEWSFYPDQLLTLSEIESGSYNMTPLQVPADWSTAWGDSSQNSYGYGTYHLQILINPIDQPVAFWFKELQASFEVEVNGEKLGGQGKVAKSAEEYEPYKISSSPSYTARNITKIDLVLRIANFDSPYDGGILLPAYFGSQNALDYSRWYSIGFQIFIFLVLMLHGAYAGILYLINSRERALLYAMFLVISVSVAILCNRDNIIALWLPINYTWLLKIQLVALLSQSILIILLFQSFLSRSASGLWTRIYIAMLLIAIVTILAVPVSYVYEIIEYFVFDGLYYAAFLWFITIAIKMVSKQKNDRDIIFLLISAACIVTNLLWSFAETSYDITTVYYPFDLIMALTGFSTYWFQKYFRNVSLNVKLNEELLKADQLKDQFLANTSHELRTPLNGIMNIAHHIVSKEKDRLSADSVQDMNLLITISRRMSHLIGDLLDVVQLKEHQITLQTEPLKLQSVVPGVVAMMKFMIESKAITLHNNIPDSLPMVMADEKRLVQIIYNLVHNAIKFTDGGTVTLSAEVRERKVFIHVSDTGIGMDKETLSRIFIQYEQGAAGVINEQGIGLGLSICQKLVELHGGSLDVLSEPSIGSTFTFSLQLADMGANVKLPEAPLNNQQDGGQELELPPDEELSLASKHHLETNLLGELNKSVWETSGTAGISPLLKESPVHILVVDDDPINLKVLVSILSSESYTVTTTNSGREALELLGTRQWDLLVSDVMMPQMSGYELTQKVRERYSVSELPILLLTARSQPSDIYTGFLSGANDYVTKPVDALELKYRIKVLTDLKQSINERLRIEAAYLQAQIHPHFLFNSLNSLIVLSMVDIDKMFEFGAALTSFLQISFNYLNTGEKVELHHELELVKSYLYIEQERFGERLSVIWNIDLDLKVMLPPLSIQPLVENAVRHGLLSRVAGGTLTLNITLQEQRKEVLIEVRDNGIGMEPQTVTQLLNDSMQDKRGIGIINTNRRLMQLYNKGLSIRSKLGEGTSVSFVIPYEDQSNT; this is encoded by the coding sequence TTGGATAATGAGCCTCTTACCTCGCTGAGCGGAGAGTGGAGTTTTTACCCAGATCAGCTTCTTACTCTATCTGAGATAGAATCCGGAAGTTATAATATGACACCCCTGCAAGTCCCTGCAGATTGGAGTACAGCGTGGGGGGACTCTTCACAGAATTCCTATGGATATGGTACCTATCACCTTCAAATATTAATTAATCCAATAGATCAGCCTGTAGCTTTTTGGTTCAAAGAGCTCCAGGCTTCATTTGAGGTAGAGGTCAATGGAGAGAAGTTAGGTGGGCAGGGCAAAGTCGCCAAGTCCGCTGAAGAGTATGAACCCTATAAAATATCCTCTAGCCCCTCCTATACTGCTAGAAATATTACAAAGATTGACCTTGTACTGCGTATTGCTAACTTTGACAGTCCTTACGATGGAGGGATTCTGCTTCCTGCCTATTTCGGATCCCAGAATGCGTTGGATTACTCGCGTTGGTATTCCATCGGTTTTCAAATCTTTATTTTCTTAGTATTGATGCTTCACGGGGCTTATGCAGGAATTTTATATTTGATTAATTCACGCGAGCGGGCATTATTATATGCTATGTTTCTGGTCATCTCCGTCAGTGTAGCCATTTTATGCAACCGAGACAATATTATCGCACTCTGGCTACCGATTAACTACACATGGCTGTTAAAAATTCAGCTTGTCGCTTTATTATCACAAAGTATCCTAATCATTTTACTATTTCAGAGTTTCCTTAGTAGAAGCGCTTCAGGTCTATGGACACGAATATACATCGCAATGTTACTTATAGCCATAGTTACAATACTTGCAGTGCCAGTTTCATATGTATATGAAATCATTGAATATTTTGTGTTCGATGGTCTATATTATGCTGCCTTTCTATGGTTTATCACAATCGCTATTAAGATGGTGAGTAAACAAAAGAATGATCGTGATATCATTTTTCTCTTAATTTCAGCGGCGTGTATCGTTACGAACTTATTGTGGAGTTTTGCTGAGACATCCTATGACATAACAACGGTTTATTATCCTTTTGATCTTATCATGGCTCTTACCGGATTTTCGACATACTGGTTTCAGAAATATTTCCGCAATGTGAGTTTAAACGTAAAATTAAATGAAGAACTATTGAAAGCAGATCAACTCAAGGATCAGTTCCTAGCTAATACTTCTCATGAGCTAAGAACGCCTCTGAATGGCATCATGAACATCGCTCATCATATTGTATCAAAAGAAAAAGATCGGTTGTCTGCTGACAGTGTGCAAGATATGAATCTCCTCATAACAATTAGTCGCCGCATGTCACATCTTATTGGAGACTTGCTGGATGTTGTTCAACTTAAGGAACATCAAATTACATTGCAAACCGAGCCGCTAAAACTTCAGTCTGTTGTGCCTGGAGTTGTGGCGATGATGAAATTCATGATTGAGAGCAAAGCGATTACCTTGCATAACAATATTCCAGACTCGTTACCTATGGTTATGGCAGACGAAAAGCGACTGGTGCAAATAATTTATAATTTAGTTCACAATGCGATTAAATTTACAGACGGGGGTACGGTAACACTATCTGCCGAAGTACGCGAGAGAAAAGTTTTCATTCATGTTTCGGACACGGGAATTGGTATGGACAAGGAGACACTTTCTCGAATATTCATTCAATATGAGCAAGGAGCGGCAGGTGTAATCAATGAGCAAGGTATTGGGCTTGGCTTGAGTATTTGCCAAAAACTTGTTGAGTTGCATGGTGGTAGCTTGGATGTTCTCTCGGAACCTTCAATAGGCTCCACATTTACATTCAGTCTTCAACTTGCGGACATGGGTGCTAATGTGAAATTACCAGAGGCACCCCTGAATAATCAGCAAGATGGTGGGCAGGAACTAGAACTGCCTCCCGATGAAGAGTTATCTCTCGCATCCAAGCATCATCTGGAAACGAATTTGTTGGGGGAATTAAATAAAAGTGTGTGGGAGACCAGCGGTACTGCTGGCATCAGCCCATTATTAAAGGAGAGCCCAGTTCATATTTTGGTCGTCGATGACGATCCTATTAACCTGAAGGTGCTGGTCAGTATCTTATCCTCTGAATCCTACACAGTAACTACAACGAATTCTGGTCGTGAAGCGCTAGAGTTATTAGGTACGCGCCAATGGGATCTGTTAGTTTCAGATGTAATGATGCCACAGATGTCGGGATACGAACTGACTCAAAAGGTACGTGAGCGCTATTCTGTTTCAGAGTTACCCATTTTATTATTGACGGCTCGCAGCCAACCCTCGGATATTTATACTGGCTTCTTATCTGGCGCCAACGATTATGTGACTAAGCCAGTCGATGCCTTAGAGTTGAAGTATCGAATTAAAGTATTAACTGATTTGAAGCAGTCCATTAATGAGCGATTGAGAATTGAAGCAGCCTATCTTCAGGCACAGATTCACCCCCACTTTTTGTTCAACTCATTGAATTCACTTATTGTTCTAAGTATGGTTGACATTGATAAAATGTTTGAGTTTGGGGCGGCCTTAACTTCTTTTCTCCAGATCAGTTTTAATTATCTTAATACCGGAGAAAAGGTCGAACTTCATCATGAGTTGGAACTGGTTAAATCGTATTTATATATTGAACAAGAACGTTTTGGAGAACGGTTGTCCGTTATATGGAACATAGACCTCGATCTAAAGGTAATGTTACCTCCGCTTTCCATCCAACCTTTGGTAGAGAATGCAGTCCGACATGGACTGCTTAGCAGAGTTGCAGGTGGAACACTTACCTTAAATATTACCCTGCAGGAGCAGCGTAAAGAGGTACTGATTGAGGTTCGCGACAACGGTATTGGTATGGAGCCCCAGACGGTTACACAGTTACTGAACGATTCAATGCAAGATAAGCGAGGCATCGGAATAATTAATACCAATCGCAGACTAATGCAACTCTATAATAAGGGATTGAGCATTCGTAGCAAACTAGGAGAAGGTACATCTGTTTCGTTCGTCATCCCATATGAGGATCAATCGAACACGTGA
- a CDS encoding response regulator — MKVILVDDEQLALIGLKKLLEKEVSDIEIVATYMNPTDAMAGITLHHPDVVFLDVHMPELDGMALGRQIQEATPDIEIIFVTSHDQYAVHAFELQALDYVMKPISIKRLKQTVIRVQDKLSMKQKGSPEDTKVPFIYCFNQIRFKLPNQEIQIAKWRTSKAQELFAYLLHHRNQMVHRSVLLEMLWPELEEDKTVHQLYTAMYHVRQTLKSYGMDMITIQSGSLEAGYKLELGGAQLDSEQWEREIRTWKGVDLGTVDAYEKVLHMYTGTYLGNYEYMWAEPERESLRYLWLYHMKQLSLFYQQQGLVEKLIEHTQRIQRMLPDEEESYFTLMKLYAEMDNELGVEEQYRLLKTRMEQDLEIPVRENISKWYQDWSMGLK; from the coding sequence GTGAAGGTGATATTGGTTGATGATGAACAGCTAGCGTTAATCGGTCTCAAAAAATTGCTGGAGAAAGAAGTAAGTGATATTGAAATCGTTGCTACGTATATGAATCCGACTGATGCTATGGCAGGTATTACGTTGCATCACCCTGATGTTGTATTTTTGGATGTCCACATGCCAGAGCTGGATGGTATGGCTCTGGGAAGACAGATTCAGGAGGCAACACCTGATATTGAAATTATATTCGTAACCAGCCACGACCAATATGCAGTACATGCATTTGAGTTACAGGCGCTGGACTACGTAATGAAGCCTATCTCCATAAAACGATTGAAGCAGACGGTAATTCGTGTACAGGATAAACTGAGCATGAAACAGAAGGGTTCGCCAGAGGATACAAAAGTACCGTTTATTTATTGTTTTAATCAAATTCGGTTTAAGCTGCCTAACCAGGAAATCCAGATTGCCAAATGGCGTACAAGCAAAGCGCAGGAGTTGTTTGCTTATTTGTTGCATCATCGAAACCAGATGGTTCATCGCAGTGTGTTGCTTGAGATGCTGTGGCCCGAACTGGAAGAGGATAAAACGGTACATCAGCTATACACCGCCATGTATCATGTCCGCCAAACGTTGAAATCCTACGGTATGGACATGATTACAATTCAGAGCGGAAGCCTAGAGGCTGGCTATAAACTTGAACTGGGAGGAGCCCAGTTGGATAGCGAGCAGTGGGAACGTGAGATCAGAACATGGAAAGGTGTCGACTTAGGTACAGTTGATGCCTATGAGAAGGTGCTACATATGTACACAGGCACTTACCTCGGCAATTACGAATACATGTGGGCTGAACCAGAACGGGAAAGCCTTCGTTACTTGTGGCTGTACCATATGAAACAACTTAGCTTGTTTTATCAACAGCAGGGTCTGGTTGAGAAGTTAATTGAACATACGCAGCGTATCCAGCGGATGTTACCGGATGAAGAAGAAAGTTATTTTACCCTTATGAAGTTATATGCTGAGATGGACAACGAACTAGGTGTGGAGGAGCAGTATCGACTCTTAAAGACTAGAATGGAGCAAGATCTGGAGATACCTGTTAGAGAGAATATCAGCAAATGGTACCAGGACTGGAGCATGGGTTTAAAATAA
- a CDS encoding dihydroorotate dehydrogenase — protein MISMACNIAGVSMKNPIIMASGTYGFGREYKEYVAPTLLGGIVGKGLTLHPKDGNQGVRINETASGLLNSVGLENPGVVAFLKEELDEMTRWDTAVIANIGGANLEEYVQAVALITENAQKRRTMNRRGVDMLELNISCPNVKQGGMQFGVQTEMARDVVRQVRNVTTLPLVVKLSPNAENITEMAVMCEKEGADGVSLINTFSAMKIDIRRRRSVFENTYAGLSGPAIKPIALRMVHQVAQAVSIPVIGIGGISSVEDIIEFTMAGAAAIQIGTYNFVQLRAGAELVEGLEEWMQREKVNSLDEIRGII, from the coding sequence ATGATCTCCATGGCATGTAATATTGCAGGTGTGTCTATGAAAAATCCGATCATTATGGCTTCGGGCACGTATGGATTTGGACGTGAATATAAGGAATATGTAGCGCCTACCTTATTGGGTGGCATCGTTGGCAAGGGCTTAACCTTACATCCCAAGGATGGTAATCAGGGTGTGAGAATCAATGAAACGGCGTCGGGCTTACTTAATAGTGTAGGTCTGGAGAATCCGGGGGTCGTTGCCTTTCTGAAGGAAGAACTGGATGAGATGACTCGTTGGGATACGGCAGTAATTGCGAATATAGGCGGGGCCAATCTGGAGGAATATGTGCAGGCTGTTGCCCTGATTACGGAGAATGCACAGAAACGGCGTACTATGAATCGCAGGGGAGTCGATATGCTGGAGCTGAACATCTCTTGTCCCAATGTGAAGCAGGGAGGCATGCAATTCGGCGTTCAGACGGAAATGGCGCGGGACGTGGTGCGACAGGTGCGTAACGTAACAACTCTCCCGCTAGTCGTTAAGCTGTCTCCCAATGCAGAGAATATTACAGAGATGGCGGTCATGTGTGAGAAGGAAGGTGCAGATGGCGTATCTCTAATTAACACCTTTTCAGCGATGAAAATTGATATCCGTCGTCGGCGTAGTGTGTTTGAGAATACGTATGCAGGTCTCTCTGGGCCTGCGATCAAGCCGATTGCTTTACGAATGGTACATCAAGTGGCACAGGCGGTATCCATCCCGGTGATTGGCATTGGCGGCATCAGTTCGGTCGAGGATATTATTGAGTTCACGATGGCCGGTGCGGCAGCCATTCAGATTGGAACCTATAATTTCGTTCAGTTGCGAGCAGGAGCGGAATTGGTAGAGGGTCTTGAAGAGTGGATGCAGCGGGAAAAGGTAAATTCGTTGGATGAGATCCGCGGAATCATATAA
- a CDS encoding dihydroorotate dehydrogenase electron transfer subunit: MAMIISNEALTPQIYVMKVQGDYNGKMGQFYMLRSGMSYPLLPRPISIYDIGEHDISFLYRVVGEGTQQLSKLLPGQEILLEGPFGNGFPQVEGSLSLIGGGMGTAPLLLAAKRYPHAHVYLGFAEQSFGVEAFQAVAASVQVKIGGSIVELVNPAHYKYMFSCGPTPMLQALALQTVGTSSRLYISTERHMACGIGACLGCTIRTRTGNRRVCKEGPVFPVEEVEFDDLHGM, encoded by the coding sequence ATGGCTATGATCATTTCGAATGAAGCACTTACTCCACAAATCTATGTGATGAAAGTACAGGGGGACTACAACGGGAAGATGGGACAGTTCTACATGCTACGTAGTGGAATGAGCTACCCATTGCTACCTAGACCCATTAGCATTTATGACATTGGGGAACATGACATTTCTTTCTTGTACCGCGTCGTTGGGGAAGGAACACAGCAGTTATCCAAGCTATTGCCTGGTCAGGAGATCCTACTGGAGGGTCCGTTTGGGAATGGTTTCCCACAGGTCGAGGGGAGCTTGTCTCTCATTGGAGGTGGTATGGGCACAGCTCCATTACTACTGGCTGCCAAGCGTTACCCTCATGCTCATGTATATCTGGGATTTGCGGAGCAATCCTTCGGTGTTGAGGCATTTCAGGCTGTGGCTGCTTCTGTGCAAGTGAAGATAGGCGGGAGTATTGTGGAGCTGGTTAATCCAGCGCATTACAAGTATATGTTCTCCTGTGGCCCGACTCCCATGCTTCAGGCTCTTGCGCTGCAAACAGTAGGGACGTCTTCTCGTTTATACATTTCTACGGAACGGCATATGGCTTGTGGTATTGGTGCATGTTTGGGTTGTACGATTCGCACCCGCACAGGTAATCGTAGGGTCTGTAAGGAAGGGCCTGTATTTCCCGTTGAGGAGGTGGAGTTCGATGATCTCCATGGCATGTAA
- a CDS encoding DinB family protein yields MSDANQSFGQALVQSLVGERGHLPIARALPDISVELAGRVHEHMPYTIYQLVKHMHYWQQFMLAHIEGRKPQLPAHVMESWPEETGPQDEATWTADIQAFLAGIDQAVTIAKTAQLDGTLPYFPGETIAGLLRNIASHNSYHLGEIVLLRRFYGAWPPPGGGYPA; encoded by the coding sequence ATGTCGGATGCAAATCAATCGTTTGGACAAGCTTTGGTACAATCACTCGTTGGAGAACGTGGGCATCTACCCATTGCTCGCGCTCTACCCGACATCAGCGTGGAGCTCGCCGGGCGTGTCCATGAACATATGCCGTACACGATCTATCAGCTCGTTAAACATATGCACTACTGGCAACAATTCATGTTGGCACATATCGAGGGTCGGAAGCCACAGCTTCCTGCCCATGTGATGGAGAGCTGGCCTGAAGAGACCGGCCCGCAGGATGAAGCAACGTGGACAGCAGATATTCAGGCTTTTCTAGCGGGTATTGACCAGGCGGTAACGATTGCGAAGACGGCTCAACTGGATGGCACATTGCCGTATTTCCCAGGTGAAACGATCGCTGGACTACTGCGCAACATTGCATCTCACAACTCCTATCATCTAGGAGAGATTGTACTGTTACGTCGTTTCTACGGTGCATGGCCGCCACCTGGAGGCGGTTACCCGGCATAA